A genomic stretch from Pirellulales bacterium includes:
- a CDS encoding formylmethanofuran dehydrogenase subunit A: MTYALIAGGTVYDPAHGVDGEVRDLWIADGKIVAPPDDPAVRPSRTIDAAGLAVMPGGIDMHCHIVGPAVNAARLMSPEARRPPHAEPRRPGLRSGTRGLVPSAQATGYLYAGLGYTTAFDAAIAPLAARHAHCEFADVPCLDKGLYVLAGNNRYALECIERGERERLRHFLAWLINRAGAYAPKLVNPGGVEAWKRSPDAAKTGLDDPAPGFSLTPRDVIREIVAAANDLNLPHPAHIHCNQLGMPGNWTTTLETMRALEGRRAHLTHIQFHSYGGGDEEAMSSRVAELAAHVNSHSELTVDVGQVLFGDAMALTADGGAGYFLHRLYGDRWTNVDVECEAGCGVTPIKYRRKSVVHALQWAIGLEWYLLVDDPWQVMMSTDHPNGGSFLAYPQIVALLMDRQLRRDALASLPPAVRNRSTLADLDREYTLGEIATITRAAPARALGLAQKGHLGVGADADVTIYTPGADRQAMFELPRLVIKAGEIVVEQGEVRSAPTGDALLIRPPYDEAVEPAIAKWFEKNYSLQVQNYGVGNLLDSPQ, encoded by the coding sequence ATGACGTACGCCTTGATCGCCGGCGGAACCGTTTACGACCCGGCTCACGGCGTCGACGGCGAGGTGCGCGACCTGTGGATCGCCGACGGCAAGATCGTCGCTCCCCCCGACGACCCCGCAGTTCGCCCCAGCCGCACGATCGATGCGGCGGGATTGGCGGTCATGCCGGGGGGGATCGACATGCACTGCCACATTGTCGGTCCTGCGGTGAACGCAGCGCGGCTCATGTCTCCCGAGGCCCGCCGCCCGCCGCATGCCGAGCCGCGCCGCCCGGGCTTGCGCAGCGGCACGCGGGGGCTCGTCCCCAGCGCCCAGGCAACCGGCTACTTGTACGCGGGGCTCGGCTACACGACCGCCTTCGACGCGGCGATCGCCCCGCTTGCCGCCCGGCACGCCCACTGCGAATTCGCCGACGTCCCTTGTCTCGACAAGGGGCTGTACGTGCTGGCGGGCAACAATCGCTACGCCCTGGAATGCATCGAGCGCGGCGAGCGCGAGCGACTGCGCCACTTCCTCGCGTGGTTGATCAACCGCGCCGGCGCCTACGCCCCCAAACTGGTCAACCCTGGCGGGGTCGAGGCGTGGAAGCGCTCCCCCGACGCCGCCAAGACCGGGCTCGACGACCCGGCACCCGGGTTCTCGCTCACCCCACGCGACGTCATCCGCGAGATCGTCGCCGCCGCCAACGACCTCAACCTCCCCCACCCGGCGCACATCCACTGCAATCAACTCGGCATGCCGGGCAACTGGACGACGACGCTCGAGACGATGCGGGCCCTCGAAGGGCGCCGAGCCCACCTGACCCACATCCAGTTTCACAGCTACGGCGGCGGGGACGAGGAAGCGATGTCCAGTCGCGTCGCCGAGTTGGCCGCGCACGTCAACAGCCATTCAGAACTGACTGTCGACGTCGGCCAAGTCCTGTTCGGCGACGCCATGGCCCTTACGGCCGACGGCGGGGCGGGGTATTTCCTCCACCGCCTGTACGGCGATCGCTGGACCAACGTCGACGTCGAGTGCGAAGCGGGCTGCGGCGTCACCCCCATCAAGTACCGCCGCAAGAGCGTCGTGCACGCCCTGCAATGGGCCATCGGCCTGGAGTGGTACTTGCTGGTCGACGATCCCTGGCAGGTGATGATGAGCACCGACCATCCCAACGGCGGATCCTTTCTGGCGTACCCGCAGATCGTTGCGCTGCTGATGGACCGGCAATTGCGGCGCGACGCGCTGGCGAGCCTCCCTCCTGCCGTGCGGAATCGCTCGACGCTCGCCGATCTCGACCGCGAGTACACGCTGGGCGAGATCGCCACGATCACCCGCGCCGCCCCGGCCCGGGCGCTCGGACTCGCGCAGAAGGGCCATCTGGGCGTCGGCGCCGACGCCGACGTGACGATCTACACCCCGGGCGCCGACCGCCAGGCAATGTTCGAACTGCCGCGGCTGGTGATCAAAGCGGGCGAGATCGTCGTCGAACAGGGTGAAGTGCGAAGCGCCCCCACCGGCGATGCACTGTTGATTCGCCCCCCCTACGACGAAGCCGTCGAACCCGCGATCGCCAAGTGGTTCGAGAAGAACTACTCGCTGCAGGTGCAGAACTACGGCGTCGGCAATCTTCTCGATTCGCCGCAATGA
- the fusA gene encoding elongation factor G codes for MSANLSHLRNLGIIAHIDAGKTTVTERMLFASGAKHRAGEVDRGTTTTDDDVEEAERGITIYSACVRFPWKDVQVNLIDTPGHVDFTAEVERSLRVLDGAVIVFSAREGVEAQSETVWRQADKYRVPRLAFINKLDREGADFESVLAEIKSRLHANPVPLQIPVGQGPAHVKEPFRGIIDLVRMKLLTFPEGKEGNKIVVAEIPEDLAVEASLYREKLLESLYDYSNQLMELALAEEPIPEALIHKTVRDATIHLRIQPVLVGSALHGMGVQPVLDAVAAYLPSPLDVPPVVGVDPAGKAEGRHKSKKHAAEPTELPRIIRKPDPDEPFCGLVFKVQPYKTGDLCWVRIYSGKLHGNSRVLNPGKDQKENVAQLWRIHASKRDEQLEEALAGDIVGAIGLRESITGDTLCDTRSPILLESIEFPETVVSMAIEPESTADKKKLADALDMLRKQDPTFAASENEETGQTLISGMGELHLEVIQHRLERDFKLNVKVHNPRVSYRETIAGPAEATGECHRQINGVQHTGKVRVQVEPWQPSGPLAAALGSTTVSVAPDHGLPEHYLAVVLEELENAVSGGGTLGFPLLRLKATVSGGEVHENESTEIAFRTAASLAFDAALRKAGPVLLEPIMKLELSTPDEFVGDLIGDLQKRRAIIHEQESRGTATVLHAEAPLAELFGYSGAMRSLSQGRASCSMEPSAYAAAPDEVLKRFL; via the coding sequence ATGTCGGCAAATCTCTCACATCTCCGCAACCTCGGCATCATCGCTCACATCGACGCCGGGAAGACGACCGTGACTGAGCGGATGTTGTTCGCCTCGGGCGCCAAGCATCGCGCCGGCGAGGTTGATCGCGGGACGACTACGACCGACGACGACGTCGAGGAGGCGGAGCGCGGGATCACGATCTACAGCGCATGCGTCCGATTTCCCTGGAAGGACGTGCAGGTGAACCTGATCGACACTCCGGGGCACGTCGACTTCACCGCCGAAGTGGAGCGGAGCTTGCGGGTGCTCGACGGGGCGGTGATCGTGTTTTCGGCCCGCGAGGGGGTCGAGGCCCAGAGCGAGACCGTTTGGCGGCAGGCCGACAAGTATCGCGTGCCGCGGCTGGCGTTCATCAACAAGCTCGACCGCGAGGGCGCCGACTTCGAGTCGGTGTTGGCCGAGATCAAGAGTCGGCTCCACGCCAATCCCGTGCCCTTGCAGATCCCGGTGGGGCAGGGGCCTGCACACGTGAAGGAGCCCTTCCGCGGCATCATCGACCTAGTGCGGATGAAGCTGCTCACCTTCCCCGAGGGAAAGGAAGGGAACAAGATCGTCGTCGCCGAGATCCCCGAGGACTTGGCGGTCGAGGCGTCGCTGTATCGCGAGAAGTTGCTCGAGTCGCTGTACGACTACAGCAACCAGTTGATGGAACTGGCCCTGGCCGAGGAGCCGATTCCCGAGGCGCTCATCCACAAGACGGTCCGCGACGCGACGATCCATTTGCGGATTCAGCCGGTGCTGGTCGGCTCGGCGCTGCATGGGATGGGGGTGCAGCCGGTGCTCGACGCGGTGGCGGCGTACCTGCCCAGCCCGCTTGACGTGCCGCCGGTCGTCGGGGTCGATCCGGCCGGCAAGGCCGAGGGGCGCCACAAATCGAAGAAACACGCGGCCGAGCCGACCGAGTTGCCCAGGATCATTCGCAAACCCGACCCTGACGAGCCGTTCTGCGGACTCGTATTCAAGGTGCAGCCGTACAAGACGGGCGACCTGTGTTGGGTGCGGATTTACTCGGGCAAGCTGCACGGCAACAGCCGGGTGCTGAACCCGGGCAAGGACCAGAAGGAAAACGTCGCCCAGTTGTGGCGCATCCACGCCAGTAAACGGGACGAGCAACTCGAAGAGGCGCTCGCGGGGGACATCGTCGGCGCCATCGGCTTGCGCGAGTCGATCACGGGCGATACGTTGTGCGACACTCGGTCGCCGATTCTGTTGGAGTCGATCGAGTTTCCCGAGACGGTCGTCTCGATGGCGATCGAGCCCGAGAGCACGGCCGACAAGAAGAAACTGGCAGACGCCTTGGACATGCTCCGCAAGCAGGACCCCACGTTCGCGGCCAGCGAGAACGAGGAGACCGGCCAGACGCTCATCAGCGGCATGGGCGAGCTGCATCTGGAGGTGATTCAGCACCGGCTTGAGCGCGATTTCAAGCTCAACGTCAAGGTCCACAATCCACGGGTCAGCTACCGCGAAACGATCGCCGGCCCTGCCGAAGCGACCGGCGAGTGCCATCGCCAGATTAACGGCGTGCAGCACACGGGCAAGGTCCGCGTGCAGGTCGAACCGTGGCAGCCGAGCGGCCCGCTCGCTGCGGCGTTGGGCTCGACCACCGTGAGCGTCGCACCCGACCACGGCCTGCCCGAGCACTACTTGGCCGTGGTTCTGGAGGAGTTGGAGAATGCGGTGAGCGGCGGGGGCACGCTGGGTTTCCCGCTGCTGCGGCTCAAGGCGACCGTGTCGGGGGGCGAGGTCCACGAGAATGAGAGCACCGAGATCGCGTTCCGCACGGCCGCGTCGCTGGCGTTCGACGCGGCGTTGCGCAAGGCGGGGCCAGTGCTGTTGGAGCCGATCATGAAGCTCGAACTGTCGACTCCCGACGAGTTCGTGGGGGACCTGATCGGCGACCTGCAAAAGCGCCGCGCGATCATTCACGAGCAGGAATCGCGCGGCACGGCCACGGTGCTCCATGCCGAGGCCCCGCTGGCGGAGCTGTTCGGCTACTCGGGCGCCATGCGCAGCCTGAGCCAAGGGCGGGCGAGTTGCTCGATGGAGCCCAGCGCCTACGCCGCGGCGCCCGACGAGGTGCTGAAGCGTTTCTTGTAG
- the rpsG gene encoding 30S ribosomal protein S7 — protein MARITASRKTLKPDPIYGSLLASKFINCLMHDGKKSTAQEVFYGALNIIKDRLPNEEPINVFTQAVENVKPAIEVRSKRVGGAAYQVPMQVNRNRQQSLSFRWILMAVREKKGRPTAQKLADELVSAFNREGVAMARRENVHRMADANKAFAHFGW, from the coding sequence ATGGCCCGAATCACTGCAAGTCGCAAGACCCTGAAGCCCGATCCGATTTACGGATCGCTGCTCGCCAGCAAGTTCATCAACTGCCTGATGCACGACGGCAAGAAGAGCACCGCCCAGGAGGTGTTCTACGGGGCGTTGAACATCATCAAGGATCGGCTGCCCAACGAGGAGCCGATCAACGTGTTCACCCAGGCGGTCGAGAACGTGAAGCCGGCGATCGAAGTCCGCTCGAAGCGGGTCGGCGGCGCCGCGTATCAGGTCCCGATGCAGGTCAATCGCAACCGGCAGCAGAGTCTGTCGTTCCGCTGGATCCTGATGGCGGTCCGCGAGAAAAAGGGCCGTCCGACTGCCCAGAAGCTGGCTGACGAATTGGTCTCGGCGTTCAACCGCGAAGGGGTCGCGATGGCCCGCCGCGAAAACGTCCACCGCATGGCCGACGCGAACAAGGCCTTCGCCCACTTCGGCTGGTAA
- the rpsL gene encoding 30S ribosomal protein S12 → MPTVNQLIRKNRRAKRKFSKSPVLDRCPFKRGVCLQVRTMTPKKPNSALRKITRVRLSNGKEVTVYIPGEGHTLQEHSIVLVRGGRVRDLPGVRYHVVRGALDTLGVNGRKQSRSKYGAKK, encoded by the coding sequence ATGCCTACCGTCAATCAGCTCATTCGCAAGAACCGCCGCGCGAAGCGGAAGTTCAGCAAGTCGCCGGTGCTCGACCGCTGCCCGTTCAAGCGCGGCGTGTGCTTGCAGGTCCGCACGATGACCCCCAAGAAGCCGAACTCGGCTCTGCGGAAGATCACCCGCGTGCGGTTGTCCAACGGCAAGGAAGTTACCGTGTACATCCCGGGCGAAGGGCACACCCTGCAGGAACACAGCATCGTGCTGGTCCGCGGCGGCCGCGTGCGGGACCTTCCCGGCGTGCGGTACCACGTCGTCCGCGGCGCCCTGGACACCCTGGGCGTCAACGGCCGGAAGCAGAGCCGCAGCAAGTACGGAGCGAAGAAGTAA
- a CDS encoding fasciclin domain-containing protein: MKRSLSLLLFAAVAPGWQFALAAPCSSSGQTTTAHHVATAAPATAPTIVGAAAASKDFSTLVAAVKAAGLVETLSGDGPFTVFAPTDAAFGKLPKGTVAELLKPENRGKLTDILKYHVVAGNVPASEAVKLSAAKTVLGKSLPLKVVDGGLTVGGAKVVKADLACSNGVIHVIDSVLLPPTDEAAAEPAAKDIVDTAIGAEGFSTLVAAVKAAGLVDTLKGEGPFTVFAPTDAAFAKLPKETLAGLLKPEAKADLTKILTYHVVSGKVMAADVVKLKSAKTAAGGELAIAVGEEGVKVNDAKVIKTDIECANGVIHVIDAVLLP; this comes from the coding sequence ATGAAACGCTCTCTAAGTTTGCTTCTGTTCGCTGCTGTTGCTCCCGGCTGGCAGTTCGCCCTGGCCGCTCCTTGTTCGTCCTCGGGCCAAACGACCACCGCCCATCACGTGGCAACGGCCGCCCCCGCGACGGCCCCGACCATCGTCGGAGCCGCCGCCGCTTCCAAGGATTTCTCGACCCTCGTCGCCGCCGTGAAGGCTGCGGGGTTGGTCGAAACTTTGTCGGGCGACGGTCCGTTCACCGTGTTCGCTCCCACCGACGCCGCTTTCGGCAAGCTGCCTAAAGGAACGGTCGCCGAGTTGCTCAAGCCTGAAAACCGCGGCAAGTTGACCGACATCCTCAAATACCACGTCGTCGCCGGCAACGTCCCGGCCAGCGAGGCGGTCAAGCTCTCCGCTGCGAAGACCGTGCTGGGCAAGTCCCTGCCGCTGAAGGTCGTCGACGGGGGTCTCACCGTCGGCGGGGCCAAGGTCGTGAAGGCCGACTTGGCCTGCAGCAACGGCGTCATTCATGTGATCGACTCGGTGCTGCTCCCCCCGACTGACGAAGCCGCCGCCGAACCCGCGGCCAAGGACATCGTCGACACGGCCATCGGAGCCGAGGGCTTCAGTACGCTGGTGGCCGCGGTCAAGGCGGCGGGGTTGGTCGACACGCTCAAAGGCGAGGGACCGTTCACCGTGTTCGCTCCCACCGACGCGGCGTTCGCCAAGCTTCCGAAGGAAACGCTCGCCGGTCTGCTGAAACCCGAGGCCAAGGCCGATCTGACCAAGATCCTCACTTACCACGTCGTGTCGGGCAAAGTCATGGCCGCCGACGTCGTGAAGCTTAAGTCAGCCAAGACCGCTGCCGGGGGCGAGCTCGCGATCGCCGTCGGCGAAGAGGGGGTCAAGGTCAACGACGCCAAAGTGATCAAGACCGACATTGAGTGCGCCAACGGGGTGATCCACGTCATCGACGCCGTGCTGCTGCCGTAG
- a CDS encoding molybdenum cofactor guanylyltransferase: MACSGAVILCGGRSRRMGRDKASLPWGERTVLQHVVEVVGAIVPTCRIVVVAAAEQPLPELPGEVRIVRDLVPGQGPLAALVAGLSALQDDAETALVAACDAPLVRPAPLAWLLERLATAGPEVAGVVPESDGRLHPLTAAYWTNIVEALTAALAAGKRSLHEALRGTTVELLAAEELRKIDPELAMLVNCNTPEEFAAAEATSRLAGVVMTTKEPGPRGARLEQ, from the coding sequence ATGGCATGCAGCGGAGCAGTCATCCTGTGCGGGGGACGCAGCCGGCGAATGGGGCGCGACAAGGCGTCGTTGCCCTGGGGCGAACGCACCGTGCTGCAGCACGTCGTCGAGGTCGTCGGGGCCATCGTGCCGACGTGCCGGATCGTCGTCGTCGCCGCGGCGGAGCAACCGTTGCCTGAGTTGCCGGGGGAGGTGCGAATCGTGCGGGACCTTGTTCCCGGTCAAGGCCCGCTGGCCGCGTTGGTCGCCGGGTTGTCGGCGTTGCAAGACGACGCCGAGACGGCCCTGGTCGCGGCGTGCGACGCCCCGCTCGTTCGCCCGGCCCCGCTGGCTTGGCTGTTGGAGCGGCTGGCGACCGCCGGCCCGGAGGTCGCCGGGGTCGTCCCCGAGAGCGACGGTCGGCTCCATCCGTTGACCGCGGCGTACTGGACGAACATCGTCGAAGCCCTGACGGCGGCCCTTGCCGCCGGGAAGCGTTCGTTGCACGAGGCCCTGCGCGGGACGACGGTCGAATTGTTGGCCGCCGAGGAGTTGCGAAAGATCGATCCCGAGCTGGCGATGCTGGTGAATTGCAATACGCCGGAAGAGTTTGCCGCGGCGGAGGCGACAAGTCGCCTCGCGGGAGTCGTTATGACAACAAAAGAGCCGGGCCCCCGCGGGGCCCGGCTCGAACAGTGA
- a CDS encoding PEP-CTERM sorting domain-containing protein: MTRTLVLSAVVAAATASAASAAPVSYTGGAYLQDFNGLPTTPTASSVSAVIPGKGPHDFPTTGVMASAGMEGWTMSNYDGSSVDTEYRAQNGSQAGSAGRGVVSFGTINSAERALGVLATSNQISRFGLALINDSSTTYDQFTLDFVGEQWRRGNVAAPGNAISYDWAVTGNYGSGVGQDNINTDAAFANIGSIASPNNQPAPTEVALDGNLPANQVAVSKTVTGLNWTPGSVLLLRFSGQDISGQDDGLAIDDLRFSASAVPEPGSIALAGLALGALTIVGRRRRS, encoded by the coding sequence ATGACTCGCACGCTCGTTCTTTCGGCCGTCGTCGCCGCGGCGACCGCATCCGCCGCATCCGCGGCCCCCGTCTCGTACACCGGCGGGGCGTACCTGCAGGACTTCAACGGATTGCCGACCACGCCGACGGCCAGCAGCGTCTCGGCGGTCATCCCGGGCAAAGGGCCCCACGACTTCCCGACGACCGGCGTCATGGCCAGCGCCGGGATGGAAGGCTGGACGATGTCCAACTACGACGGCTCCTCGGTCGACACCGAATACCGGGCCCAAAACGGCTCGCAAGCCGGCAGCGCGGGACGCGGGGTCGTCAGCTTCGGCACGATCAACTCCGCCGAGCGGGCCCTCGGCGTCCTTGCCACCAGCAACCAAATCAGCCGCTTCGGGCTGGCGCTGATCAACGACTCGAGCACGACCTATGACCAGTTCACGCTCGATTTCGTCGGCGAACAGTGGCGCCGAGGCAACGTCGCCGCCCCGGGCAACGCCATCAGCTACGACTGGGCCGTGACCGGCAACTACGGCTCGGGCGTCGGCCAGGACAACATCAACACCGACGCCGCGTTTGCGAACATCGGCTCGATCGCCTCGCCCAACAACCAACCGGCGCCGACCGAGGTCGCCCTCGACGGCAATCTCCCGGCGAACCAAGTCGCCGTCTCCAAGACGGTGACGGGCCTCAACTGGACCCCGGGCAGCGTGCTGCTGCTCCGCTTTAGCGGTCAGGACATCAGCGGCCAGGACGACGGACTGGCGATCGACGATCTGCGGTTCTCGGCCAGCGCCGTCCCCGAGCCGGGATCGATCGCGCTGGCCGGGCTCGCCCTCGGCGCGCTGACGATCGTCGGCCGCCGTCGGCGCTCGTAG
- a CDS encoding DUF1559 domain-containing protein, with protein MMTRLSPLASPVLQRCPSLSRPDRPRHGFTLVELLVVIAIIGVLVALLLPAIQAAREAARTAQCKSHMRQLGLAVLNYESTYKVLPPAYHANNGKVGNQSLIAFLLPYLEQTALAGQWNMQQNWNSTAGEPANFVLQAQSEMPTLKCPSVPDAGQKRRPNACDYAVCVRFVDGANGAKQPLVAARRIRDRGSLGEDGTWMSVLGIVGRTAGTPPRWTYTPVRISRVVDGMSNTFMLFEQAGVPDYYDQFRMQDSTKQAQSDSWADHETFFDVGHNLAQCNYKLFNCHNADEIYGFHGNGAMFTMGDAAVRLVQDDIDPDVFTSLFTREAEDLADLSEI; from the coding sequence ATGATGACCCGCCTCTCCCCCCTCGCCTCTCCCGTTCTGCAACGTTGTCCGTCGCTATCTCGCCCGGATCGACCTCGACACGGTTTCACGCTCGTCGAACTGTTAGTCGTCATCGCGATCATCGGGGTGCTGGTGGCCTTGCTGTTGCCGGCGATCCAAGCGGCGCGCGAAGCCGCGCGCACTGCCCAGTGCAAAAGCCACATGCGGCAACTCGGGTTGGCGGTGCTCAACTACGAATCGACCTACAAGGTCCTTCCTCCCGCTTACCACGCCAACAACGGCAAGGTCGGCAATCAGAGCCTGATCGCGTTCCTCCTCCCCTACCTGGAGCAAACCGCTCTGGCCGGACAGTGGAACATGCAGCAGAACTGGAACTCGACCGCCGGCGAGCCGGCGAATTTCGTCCTGCAGGCTCAATCCGAGATGCCGACCCTCAAGTGCCCCTCGGTTCCCGACGCGGGCCAAAAACGCCGCCCCAATGCGTGCGACTACGCCGTCTGCGTCCGGTTCGTCGACGGCGCCAACGGGGCCAAGCAACCGCTGGTCGCCGCGCGGCGGATCCGCGATCGCGGCTCGCTCGGCGAGGACGGCACCTGGATGAGCGTCCTGGGCATCGTCGGCCGCACCGCCGGCACGCCCCCCCGCTGGACCTACACTCCGGTCCGCATCAGCCGCGTCGTCGACGGCATGTCGAACACCTTCATGCTGTTCGAGCAGGCCGGCGTCCCCGACTACTACGATCAGTTCCGCATGCAGGACTCGACCAAGCAGGCCCAGAGCGACAGTTGGGCCGACCACGAGACGTTCTTCGACGTCGGCCACAATCTCGCCCAGTGCAATTACAAGCTGTTCAACTGCCACAACGCGGACGAGATCTACGGCTTCCACGGCAACGGGGCGATGTTCACCATGGGCGATGCCGCCGTGCGACTGGTCCAAGACGACATCGACCCCGACGTCTTCACCTCGCTGTTCACCCGCGAGGCCGAAGATCTTGCCGATCTCAGCGAGATCTGA